A DNA window from Paenibacillus sp. HWE-109 contains the following coding sequences:
- a CDS encoding sensor histidine kinase codes for MRHLPRYSFYTRIQVSFLLLILLPTTLISFLSYSATQENVKDKIQLSNQSVLKVMAMDIAKMIDDLAYASNFFVQDKQALDPLRGFRSMQGIRSSQDDSSYHQIKDFFGQVSVKTMNTDIFMFAANDHDFIVESSETWTLTPEQIQQSWNDVKDRVDPNNPKVLQWLGTRDNADNQLQDHYFIARVLRDPVDNQYLATLVIVISSDYFKKMFNQISSGTMTLIDGNGDTIATGPSGGHRDAVLSSAEVKNEVLISKSGWTLQYVNTKKEVTGQISQTFYISVLIAIPFFVIFLFLSFYMAKRLHRPIRKLQAGVKQFGNGNRNIRFQADGGDEIADLGRTLNHMLDQINTLITDIEQEQEQKRVLELQALYAQIRPHFLLNTLNSIKCSLILQDDEMHSQKIDSLMSLLRAYLKFNESSTFRLEYKLLAHYVDIMQLRSDMQMELVVDMPESVLELELPKLLLQPIVENAIVHGFTEEGRAPRIVLQARQEKSFLQIDIKDNGDGMGEQKLRIMDDWLQSSDLESTGPYQRVGLLNVLKRMRMTYGREAGMRLMANETGGLTVRLTIPSERMNGHDQSDAC; via the coding sequence ATGCGTCATCTCCCCCGTTATTCCTTTTACACGAGAATTCAGGTATCTTTCTTGCTGCTTATTCTACTTCCCACAACTCTAATTTCTTTTCTCAGCTATTCCGCCACCCAAGAGAATGTTAAGGATAAAATCCAGCTCAGTAATCAATCGGTGCTAAAGGTCATGGCCATGGATATCGCCAAAATGATCGATGATCTTGCATACGCTTCCAACTTTTTCGTCCAGGATAAGCAGGCGCTGGATCCTTTGCGAGGATTTCGTTCGATGCAAGGAATTCGGAGCTCACAGGATGACAGCAGCTACCACCAGATCAAGGATTTTTTCGGGCAGGTTTCCGTGAAGACGATGAATACCGATATTTTTATGTTTGCAGCGAACGACCATGATTTTATCGTCGAATCCTCGGAAACATGGACGCTGACACCAGAGCAAATCCAGCAGAGCTGGAACGATGTCAAGGACCGTGTCGATCCCAACAATCCGAAAGTGCTGCAATGGCTCGGGACTCGTGATAATGCCGACAATCAGCTCCAGGACCATTATTTTATCGCCAGAGTGCTTCGTGATCCGGTCGACAACCAGTATTTGGCTACACTCGTTATTGTAATTTCCAGCGATTATTTCAAAAAAATGTTCAATCAAATTTCATCGGGTACTATGACACTCATTGACGGAAACGGTGACACTATCGCCACCGGACCCTCGGGCGGCCACAGGGATGCGGTGTTGTCCTCCGCCGAAGTGAAGAACGAAGTTCTGATCTCAAAGTCGGGATGGACACTCCAATACGTGAATACGAAGAAGGAAGTAACCGGACAAATCTCTCAGACCTTTTATATCTCCGTTCTTATCGCAATCCCTTTTTTCGTCATCTTCTTGTTTCTTTCGTTCTATATGGCGAAAAGGCTCCACAGGCCGATCCGCAAGCTTCAAGCCGGTGTCAAGCAGTTTGGCAACGGGAACCGCAATATCCGGTTTCAGGCTGACGGTGGGGATGAAATTGCCGATTTGGGTCGAACACTCAATCATATGTTAGATCAAATTAATACGCTGATCACCGATATCGAGCAGGAGCAGGAGCAGAAGCGGGTGCTCGAGCTGCAGGCGTTGTATGCCCAAATTCGGCCTCATTTTCTATTAAATACGTTGAATTCCATCAAATGCAGCCTAATTCTCCAGGACGATGAGATGCATAGTCAAAAGATCGATTCCCTAATGAGTCTGCTCAGGGCCTACTTGAAATTTAACGAGTCCTCCACATTTCGTCTGGAATACAAATTACTTGCTCACTATGTGGATATTATGCAGCTGAGGTCCGATATGCAGATGGAGCTTGTCGTCGATATGCCGGAAAGCGTGCTGGAACTTGAGCTTCCCAAGCTGCTCTTGCAGCCGATTGTGGAGAATGCGATCGTACATGGTTTTACAGAAGAAGGAAGGGCTCCTCGGATCGTGCTTCAGGCGAGGCAGGAGAAAAGCTTTTTACAAATCGATATCAAGGATAACGGGGACGGAATGGGCGAACAGAAGCTGCGCATCATGGACGACTGGCTGCAGAGTTCCGATCTGGAGTCGACCGGTCCTTATCAACGCGTCGGTCTTCTAAACGTGCTCAAGCGGATGCGCATGACCTACGGCCGTGAGGCCGGCATGCGGTTAATGGCGAACGAGACGGGTGGGTTGACGGTGCGCCTCACGATTCCGAGTGAAAGGATGAATGGACATGATCAAAGTGATGCTTGTTGA
- a CDS encoding extracellular solute-binding protein, which yields MKLWKEEGIYGMKRKSGYGMVGGVMSIALFLSMLTACSGANNAQDSAKGTNQPSQGGSAATVNPKDTLVSDKKITLKAIGQKDAQGAAWGDLRIFKDLETLTNVHYEFDAVSDGYLEKKNLALATGNLPDVIFGPLGFEDEETYGPQGVLIDLTDLIEKYAPNIKKALNDYPLLKKTMTASDGKIYSLGQVASTPTMGAFKPVINKSWLTNLNLKMPETTSDLYEVLKAFRDNDPMKDGKKSQIPMGEYQFFWLNGMLLPAFGESAADIALKDRKVVFTPSTDGYKHYLQYLNKLYTEKLIDPMFISQSNDEYLAKTKKNIYGVLGQVRLADWKQYEMMSPLTSEYSKEKVSSSSSIQYSSGKFAITKANKYPIETIKWADLFFADLDKGVEGITGASLWLGKRGVDWDFSEGNKSVKYLFQNDAGLNEVQMLLKKFTPSTTGIFGKLVLKSPFEADYSKWLGENNMTKIFPYIKPDKEFPAGARFKPDEASKITTMMTDISKYVEESRAKFVTGDQSFEKWDVYIKNLESMKVKEYVKLYQDAYDRFQK from the coding sequence ATGAAGTTATGGAAGGAAGAGGGGATTTATGGTATGAAGCGCAAGAGCGGGTACGGCATGGTTGGCGGTGTAATGTCTATTGCTCTATTTTTATCCATGCTGACCGCATGCAGTGGCGCTAACAATGCGCAAGATTCGGCAAAGGGGACGAATCAGCCGTCACAAGGAGGAAGCGCCGCAACGGTCAATCCGAAGGATACGCTTGTCTCCGACAAAAAAATTACGCTGAAGGCAATCGGGCAAAAAGATGCACAGGGCGCTGCCTGGGGAGATTTGAGGATATTCAAGGACTTGGAGACGCTGACGAATGTGCATTATGAGTTTGATGCCGTGTCGGACGGCTATCTGGAAAAGAAAAATCTGGCGCTCGCTACAGGAAATCTGCCGGATGTCATTTTTGGGCCGCTCGGATTCGAAGATGAGGAAACATACGGGCCGCAGGGCGTGTTGATCGATTTGACCGATCTCATCGAGAAGTATGCGCCTAATATTAAAAAGGCATTAAATGATTACCCGCTGCTGAAAAAAACGATGACAGCAAGTGACGGCAAAATCTACTCACTCGGGCAGGTTGCCTCGACACCTACGATGGGCGCTTTCAAACCGGTCATCAATAAATCGTGGTTAACCAATTTGAACTTGAAGATGCCCGAGACGACTTCCGATTTGTATGAGGTGTTAAAGGCTTTCCGGGACAATGACCCGATGAAAGACGGCAAGAAAAGCCAAATTCCGATGGGCGAATATCAATTCTTTTGGCTGAACGGAATGCTGCTTCCCGCTTTTGGCGAGTCGGCTGCGGATATTGCTTTAAAAGATAGAAAAGTGGTGTTTACACCAAGCACGGACGGTTATAAACACTATTTGCAATATTTGAACAAGTTGTACACGGAAAAACTAATCGATCCGATGTTTATTTCTCAGAGCAACGATGAGTATTTAGCCAAAACGAAAAAAAATATATACGGTGTGCTTGGACAAGTCAGACTGGCTGATTGGAAGCAATATGAAATGATGTCCCCCCTGACATCAGAGTATAGCAAAGAAAAGGTAAGCAGTTCGTCCAGCATACAGTATTCAAGTGGCAAATTTGCCATCACGAAAGCCAACAAATATCCCATCGAAACGATTAAATGGGCGGATCTGTTTTTTGCCGATTTAGACAAAGGTGTTGAGGGAATAACTGGAGCATCGCTTTGGTTGGGCAAGCGGGGCGTGGATTGGGACTTCTCGGAAGGAAATAAATCCGTTAAATATTTGTTTCAGAACGATGCAGGACTAAACGAGGTGCAAATGCTGCTCAAAAAGTTTACGCCAAGCACGACGGGTATTTTCGGGAAACTCGTTCTGAAATCACCCTTCGAAGCGGACTATTCCAAATGGCTTGGCGAGAACAACATGACCAAAATATTCCCTTATATCAAACCGGACAAAGAGTTCCCCGCCGGGGCCAGATTCAAACCGGATGAAGCGAGCAAAATTACGACCATGATGACGGATATATCCAAGTATGTGGAAGAATCACGGGCCAAGTTCGTTACCGGCGACCAATCGTTTGAGAAATGGGACGTGTACATTAAAAACTTGGAAAGCATGAAAGTCAAGGAGTATGTGAAGCTGTATCAAGATGCCTATGACAGGTTTCAGAAGTAG
- a CDS encoding response regulator transcription factor: MIKVMLVDDDVPMLKYLAKLVPWQELGLKVVAEAQSAKRALQYLREVEPDLIVTDIGMPGMDGLELIKECKRLKPGIGVIFLTCHEEFHYARKAVQLDAYDYLLKDELTAEQLVQSLQKAIACIREDRETRSELTYKQDLLKNREMLKQQFFQQVVTSPTAEGLLHYGQRLGVEWKHPQFILSLGSLQYRSFSNRYRYEDRELLLYAISNISSEIPVESITITTFIEPDGGLVCVGNYQPTLNIKGMELFERYLQMLTEKVREFLGIDVYFSYGSPIKEISSMKPHYKRLKTWWRSTYYEGASFSKMPNYTDPLWAIDVLSVVGEELDRIRKAFKELDETETMTLTAEIKNKAVSTRLDPEEWKSRLSQWMRVLELEDYRNSDNSFHECLIRTSRLDDTMFLIEARIKDLIASKLPQLNRKPKIQQIEQYISEHLSEQLSLIDVANYLYLNPSYLSRYFKLETGMNFTDYLHRYKMKLACRLLKSKEDNIEIISLKLGYADRTYFSKMFKKYVGVSPKDYR; this comes from the coding sequence ATGATCAAAGTGATGCTTGTTGACGACGATGTACCTATGCTCAAATATTTGGCCAAGCTGGTCCCTTGGCAGGAACTGGGCCTTAAGGTAGTGGCTGAAGCCCAGTCGGCGAAACGGGCCTTGCAGTACTTACGGGAGGTGGAACCGGATCTCATCGTAACGGACATCGGCATGCCGGGGATGGACGGCTTGGAGCTTATCAAGGAATGTAAGCGGCTGAAACCGGGAATCGGTGTCATCTTCCTGACCTGTCATGAAGAGTTTCATTATGCCCGTAAGGCTGTTCAGTTGGACGCCTACGATTATTTGCTGAAGGATGAGCTGACGGCGGAACAGCTGGTACAGTCACTGCAAAAGGCGATTGCCTGCATTCGCGAGGATCGTGAGACTAGAAGTGAACTGACTTATAAGCAGGATTTACTTAAAAATAGGGAAATGTTGAAACAACAGTTTTTTCAACAAGTTGTCACGTCCCCTACTGCCGAAGGGCTGCTTCATTATGGGCAGCGTCTAGGTGTGGAATGGAAGCACCCGCAGTTCATTCTATCGCTGGGTTCGCTCCAGTATCGATCTTTCTCCAATCGCTACCGATACGAAGATAGGGAACTGCTCCTGTACGCAATCAGCAATATTTCCAGCGAAATTCCGGTTGAGTCAATCACAATAACCACCTTTATTGAGCCTGATGGGGGGTTGGTATGTGTAGGCAATTACCAGCCCACTCTGAATATTAAAGGGATGGAGCTGTTTGAAAGATACTTGCAGATGCTGACGGAAAAGGTACGGGAGTTCCTGGGGATCGACGTCTATTTTTCTTACGGCAGTCCGATCAAGGAGATATCTTCTATGAAGCCGCATTACAAACGGCTTAAAACATGGTGGAGGTCCACCTATTATGAGGGCGCATCCTTCAGCAAGATGCCGAATTATACAGATCCTCTCTGGGCGATTGATGTGTTAAGTGTCGTCGGTGAGGAGCTCGATCGAATCCGCAAAGCGTTCAAGGAGCTTGATGAGACGGAAACCATGACTTTAACGGCCGAAATCAAAAATAAAGCCGTGAGCACCCGCTTGGACCCGGAAGAGTGGAAGTCCCGATTGTCCCAATGGATGCGGGTGCTTGAGCTGGAAGATTACCGAAACAGTGATAATTCGTTTCATGAGTGCTTGATCCGAACGAGCCGATTGGACGATACGATGTTTCTTATTGAGGCGAGAATCAAGGATCTGATCGCTTCCAAGCTCCCCCAGCTCAATCGTAAGCCGAAGATCCAGCAGATCGAGCAGTATATCTCGGAACATTTATCGGAGCAACTGTCGCTGATCGATGTCGCCAACTATCTGTATCTGAACCCAAGCTACCTGTCCCGTTATTTCAAGCTGGAGACGGGCATGAACTTCACCGACTATTTGCATAGGTACAAGATGAAGCTGGCCTGCCGCCTGCTGAAGAGCAAGGAGGATAACATCGAGATCATTTCCTTAAAACTGGGCTATGCGGATCGCACTTACTTCTCCAAAATGTTCAAAAAGTATGTCGGAGTCTCCCCGAAGGATTACCGCTGA
- a CDS encoding carbohydrate binding domain-containing protein, with protein sequence MNGISKRILVSFLILILFLSSCPPLKVWGAEVPTTNNLIQNPGFEEVAGGKPVGWSEVLRVAGPIAASVTGNTYKDGERALQITAQAASPKPRLAAYQIVGGIVPGKTYDFSAWIKTENVVAGGAVPIRLSFLDDTSPWWSPVGGQYTLINAGLTGTNGWTQLQAQVTAPAGAARLVVELLPNEAEGSFWFDKLSFAKQPIPKDPNNMIQNPGFEEVAGGKPVGWSEALRVAGPIAASVTGNTYKDGEQALQITAQAASPKPRLAVYQVVEGIVPGKTYDFSTWIKTENAVAGGAVPIRLSFLDDTSPWWSPVGGQYTLINAALTGTNAWTQLQAQVVAPAGAARLVVELLPVEAEGSFWFDKLSFAKQPFPKDPNNLIQNPGFEEIAGGKPVGWSEALRVAGPIVAGVTGNTYKDGEQALQITAQAASPRPRMAVYQIVGGIIPGKTYDFSAWIKTENAVAGGEVPIRLSFLDDTSPWWSPVGGQYTQINAGLSGTNNWAQLQAQLTAPAGASRLVVELLPNGVEGSFWFDKLSFAKQLLPKDPNNLIQNSGFEEVAGSKPVGWSEALRVAGPIAASVTGNTYKDGEQALQITTQTASPKPRLAIYQVVEGIVPGKPYDFSAWIKTENAVAGGAVPIRLSFLDDTSPWWSPFGGQYTLINAGLTGTNDWAQLQAQVVAPAGASRLVVELLPNEAEGNFWFDKISLKKWSELQKGLEQYRNVHSRIMIDDNRIAQLRADIASGGTYAHLWEEFKQHVDQTILGAPPAYYIDTIEEDVWQRIVGDQTVDFAFAYLMTLDARYLTAAEKWTMASIGYPSWGRGIFTNSDLAAGHQLFSLAVVYDWLYDELDAPTKSTILKTLKERGTEMYSRATGQPYNGKKFTMWWTETYLQNHMWVDLTGLTAAALAIYDVEPSVVPWLDFSIDKLAKVEQALGDDGASQEGFPYWEYGADALIKYAKMTKPFIGSHMLQNEWFQNNSTYAAYMMLGRDYWTRQSSYINYADTAGVNWYGPDYLLRVLAAENGDGLAQWLASLVDDKNIDNPIDRWMGILYYDPSIPETPVTSLPTMHHFDDMDMVVSRSGWSGDESVLYFKSGPPIGHKERETNTVAPIYDWGASHVHPDANHMVLHANGEYLLRDDGFSDKLTANHNTLLINGKGQLGEGGRWFDFNKDRSSQVTPHIIKTETGSSFDYMAGDATGAYDMTETSLQKFERHLIYLKPNTLIVIDDIHLAAPQDLELRFFPESQQILGNGNDSYLAFSQKNTLRFQSLTPDGTEVQAEPVYYKSDSFKGNRTAFTIKNESATVWRNAVAISWEKGEAVPADIALTKTGDVWTFDTGTQAVAFDFATQHVTETESTSTGTTSDPATLEAIKINGKLLDNYRRDQYTYNYSYENKKPDPQITYLKRNPTDVVNMTYTGTIPGTVQLQVISADAATTHTYTINIEKTDVLPIYNSTSSTYIEQSGPWNVYDEDMQTFWSAKISAEHITSENPNGYPWMTLDLGASQSVSELAVAWYNGTKRQAYFDVDVSLDGVSWVAAGSFTSSGTTDDYETYPITPTSARYVRFWGKGTSTGIINSIKEITVYE encoded by the coding sequence ATGAATGGCATATCGAAGCGAATCCTGGTTTCATTTCTTATTCTTATATTATTTTTAAGCTCGTGTCCCCCCTTGAAGGTGTGGGGTGCCGAAGTCCCGACAACGAATAATCTAATTCAAAATCCTGGGTTTGAGGAGGTTGCGGGCGGCAAGCCGGTCGGTTGGTCGGAAGTGCTGCGGGTGGCTGGGCCGATTGCCGCGAGTGTGACCGGGAATACGTACAAGGACGGTGAGCGGGCGCTGCAAATTACGGCACAGGCCGCTAGTCCGAAGCCGAGGCTGGCCGCTTATCAAATCGTTGGAGGGATTGTACCGGGAAAAACGTATGATTTCTCCGCCTGGATCAAGACGGAGAACGTCGTAGCTGGCGGAGCGGTGCCGATCCGGCTCTCTTTTCTCGATGACACCTCGCCTTGGTGGTCGCCGGTTGGGGGCCAGTACACGCTGATTAACGCAGGATTAACCGGAACGAACGGCTGGACGCAATTGCAAGCGCAGGTTACGGCTCCGGCCGGCGCAGCCCGGCTTGTAGTGGAGTTGTTGCCGAATGAAGCGGAGGGCAGCTTCTGGTTCGATAAGCTCAGCTTTGCCAAACAGCCTATTCCAAAAGACCCGAACAATATGATTCAAAATCCTGGGTTTGAGGAGGTTGCGGGCGGCAAGCCGGTCGGTTGGTCGGAGGCGCTGCGGGTGGCTGGGCCGATTGCCGCGAGTGTGACCGGGAACACGTACAAGGACGGTGAGCAGGCGCTGCAAATCACGGCACAGGCCGCTAGTCCGAAGCCGAGGCTGGCCGTCTACCAAGTCGTGGAGGGCATCGTGCCGGGAAAAACGTATGATTTCTCCACCTGGATCAAGACGGAGAACGCCGTAGCGGGCGGAGCGGTGCCGATCCGGCTCTCTTTTCTCGATGATACCTCGCCTTGGTGGTCGCCGGTTGGGGGCCAGTACACGCTGATTAACGCAGCATTAACCGGAACGAACGCTTGGACGCAATTGCAAGCGCAGGTTGTGGCTCCGGCCGGCGCAGCCCGGCTTGTAGTGGAGTTGTTGCCGGTTGAGGCGGAGGGCAGCTTCTGGTTCGATAAGCTCAGCTTTGCCAAACAGCCTTTTCCTAAGGATCCGAACAATCTGATTCAAAATCCTGGGTTTGAGGAGATTGCAGGCGGCAAGCCGGTCGGTTGGTCGGAGGCGCTGCGAGTGGCTGGGCCGATTGTCGCGGGCGTGACAGGGAATACGTACAAGGACGGAGAGCAGGCGCTGCAAATCACGGCACAGGCCGCTAGTCCGAGGCCGAGGATGGCCGTTTATCAAATCGTTGGAGGGATTATACCGGGAAAAACGTATGATTTCTCCGCCTGGATCAAGACGGAGAACGCCGTTGCAGGCGGAGAGGTGCCGATCAGGCTCTCTTTTCTCGATGACACCTCGCCTTGGTGGTCGCCGGTTGGGGGCCAGTACACGCAGATTAACGCCGGATTGAGCGGAACGAACAACTGGGCGCAATTGCAAGCGCAGCTTACGGCTCCGGCAGGCGCATCCCGGCTTGTGGTGGAGCTGCTGCCAAATGGGGTGGAGGGCAGCTTCTGGTTCGATAAGCTCAGTTTTGCCAAACAGCTCCTTCCCAAGGACCCAAACAATCTGATTCAAAATTCGGGGTTTGAGGAGGTTGCAGGCAGCAAGCCGGTCGGTTGGTCGGAAGCGTTACGGGTGGCTGGGCCGATTGCCGCGAGTGTGACCGGGAACACATACAAGGACGGAGAGCAGGCGCTGCAAATCACGACGCAGACCGCAAGTCCGAAGCCGAGACTGGCCATCTACCAAGTCGTGGAGGGAATCGTACCGGGAAAACCGTATGATTTCTCCGCCTGGATCAAGACGGAGAACGCCGTAGCGGGTGGAGCGGTGCCGATCCGGCTCTCTTTTCTCGATGACACCTCGCCTTGGTGGTCGCCGTTTGGAGGCCAATACACGCTGATCAACGCGGGATTGACCGGAACGAATGACTGGGCGCAATTGCAAGCGCAGGTTGTTGCTCCTGCCGGCGCATCCCGGCTTGTGGTGGAGTTGTTGCCGAATGAGGCGGAGGGCAACTTCTGGTTCGACAAGATCAGTCTCAAGAAATGGTCAGAGCTGCAAAAGGGGTTGGAGCAGTATCGAAATGTGCATTCCCGGATCATGATTGATGACAACAGGATTGCCCAATTAAGAGCGGATATTGCTTCAGGAGGAACTTATGCGCACCTGTGGGAAGAGTTCAAGCAACACGTCGATCAAACGATCCTGGGAGCTCCACCCGCCTACTACATAGATACGATTGAAGAAGATGTATGGCAGCGTATCGTTGGCGACCAGACGGTTGATTTTGCATTTGCTTACCTCATGACGCTAGACGCGCGTTATTTGACGGCTGCCGAAAAATGGACGATGGCTTCCATCGGTTATCCATCGTGGGGTAGGGGGATCTTTACGAATTCCGACCTTGCTGCCGGGCATCAGTTGTTTAGCCTTGCCGTCGTTTACGACTGGCTGTACGATGAGCTGGATGCGCCGACCAAATCAACGATCCTGAAAACGTTGAAGGAGCGGGGAACGGAAATGTACAGCAGGGCTACCGGACAGCCTTATAATGGAAAGAAGTTTACCATGTGGTGGACCGAAACTTATTTGCAGAACCACATGTGGGTGGATTTGACCGGATTGACAGCTGCAGCTTTGGCCATTTACGATGTGGAGCCGTCGGTCGTTCCGTGGCTCGATTTCAGTATCGATAAGCTTGCCAAAGTGGAGCAAGCGCTCGGGGATGATGGCGCAAGCCAAGAAGGATTTCCTTATTGGGAGTACGGGGCGGATGCGCTGATCAAATATGCCAAAATGACAAAGCCTTTCATCGGAAGTCATATGCTACAAAACGAATGGTTCCAAAACAACAGCACGTATGCCGCATACATGATGCTGGGAAGAGATTATTGGACCAGGCAAAGCAGCTACATCAATTATGCCGATACGGCCGGCGTTAACTGGTATGGACCGGATTATTTGCTGCGAGTATTGGCCGCGGAGAATGGGGATGGCTTGGCACAGTGGCTGGCTTCTCTGGTTGATGACAAAAACATTGACAATCCGATCGACCGATGGATGGGCATCTTGTACTACGATCCGTCGATTCCGGAAACTCCTGTGACGAGCTTGCCGACCATGCATCACTTCGACGATATGGATATGGTCGTCTCTCGTTCCGGCTGGTCGGGGGATGAAAGCGTCTTGTATTTCAAGAGCGGCCCGCCGATAGGGCACAAGGAAAGAGAAACGAATACAGTCGCGCCCATATACGATTGGGGGGCATCGCATGTGCATCCTGACGCCAATCATATGGTGCTTCATGCAAATGGCGAGTATTTGCTCCGCGACGATGGCTTTTCCGACAAGCTGACGGCTAATCACAACACCTTATTAATTAACGGGAAAGGGCAGCTCGGGGAAGGGGGAAGATGGTTCGATTTCAACAAAGACAGAAGTTCGCAGGTGACACCGCACATCATCAAGACGGAAACAGGAAGCAGCTTCGATTATATGGCGGGCGATGCAACAGGAGCTTACGACATGACGGAAACCAGCCTGCAGAAATTCGAACGGCATCTGATCTATCTGAAACCGAATACGCTGATCGTCATTGACGATATTCATCTGGCAGCGCCGCAAGACCTGGAATTGCGATTTTTCCCGGAGTCGCAGCAAATACTCGGCAATGGGAACGATTCCTACTTGGCCTTCAGCCAGAAAAATACGTTGCGATTTCAATCGTTGACGCCGGACGGAACCGAAGTGCAAGCGGAGCCAGTCTACTATAAAAGCGATAGCTTCAAAGGCAATCGGACTGCGTTCACGATCAAGAATGAGAGCGCGACTGTCTGGCGCAATGCCGTGGCCATCAGCTGGGAGAAGGGGGAAGCGGTCCCTGCCGATATCGCGTTGACGAAAACGGGCGATGTGTGGACATTTGATACCGGTACGCAGGCAGTGGCGTTCGATTTTGCAACACAGCATGTAACTGAAACGGAGAGTACGAGTACCGGAACAACGTCGGATCCTGCAACGTTAGAGGCCATTAAAATCAATGGAAAGCTGCTGGACAATTATCGCCGGGATCAATATACGTATAATTACTCGTACGAAAATAAGAAACCCGATCCACAAATTACCTATTTGAAACGTAATCCAACAGACGTTGTAAATATGACCTATACGGGAACGATTCCGGGAACCGTTCAATTACAGGTAATCTCGGCGGATGCAGCAACAACGCATACGTATACGATTAATATTGAAAAGACGGATGTATTGCCTATCTACAATTCGACAAGCAGTACTTATATCGAGCAGTCAGGACCCTGGAACGTTTACGATGAAGATATGCAAACTTTCTGGTCAGCGAAGATAAGCGCGGAGCATATAACGAGCGAAAATCCGAATGGGTATCCGTGGATGACGCTTGATCTCGGGGCTAGCCAGAGTGTTAGCGAGCTAGCAGTTGCTTGGTACAACGGAACGAAGCGTCAGGCGTATTTCGATGTTGACGTTTCATTGGATGGGGTCAGTTGGGTGGCGGCCGGTTCTTTTACAAGCAGCGGTACGACCGACGATTACGAAACCTATCCTATTACACCGACATCAGCGAGGTATGTAAGGTTTTGGGGCAAAGGAACATCGACCGGCATTATTAATAGTATCAAGGAAATCACGGTTTACGAGTAA
- a CDS encoding carbohydrate ABC transporter permease: MFTKGMIEAGTPVSQTRRKYWNNHRKESLASWLFLAPEVVGIVLLSVFPILFSLYLSFCDWNLVGGLDSIKWTGLENYRLLLEDNKVLMALKNNLTYTLFVVPIGIFLAMLVSVVIHSRVYGKDYFKVAFFVPYISSIVALGSVWSALFHPSQGPINRFLMSLGITEPPKWLADTHYSLTAIIIIAIWAALGYQIIIFIAGLSNIPEELYEAANIDGASPRQQFFAITLPMLGPTLSFLIITTLMSSFKVFDLIAFLTDGGPNESSTVLVYRIYEEGFRNFRMGYASAISWLLFLIVGLLTLLTWKFQRQKNN, encoded by the coding sequence ATGTTTACAAAAGGGATGATCGAAGCCGGTACGCCGGTTTCGCAGACCCGAAGGAAGTATTGGAACAATCATAGAAAAGAGTCGCTGGCCTCTTGGCTTTTTTTGGCCCCGGAGGTCGTGGGGATCGTGCTGTTAAGTGTATTTCCGATTCTCTTCTCGCTGTATTTAAGCTTCTGCGACTGGAATCTGGTCGGAGGCTTGGATTCGATCAAATGGACGGGCCTAGAAAATTACAGACTGCTGCTAGAGGACAATAAAGTTCTCATGGCGCTAAAAAACAATTTGACGTATACACTGTTTGTCGTGCCGATCGGTATTTTTTTGGCAATGCTGGTGTCCGTCGTCATCCATTCGCGGGTGTATGGCAAAGATTATTTTAAAGTTGCGTTCTTCGTCCCGTATATTTCTTCGATTGTTGCGCTCGGCTCAGTATGGAGTGCCTTGTTCCATCCTTCGCAAGGTCCGATCAACCGGTTTCTGATGAGCTTAGGCATCACCGAACCGCCGAAATGGCTGGCCGACACGCATTACTCCTTGACGGCGATTATTATCATCGCGATCTGGGCGGCGCTAGGGTATCAGATCATCATTTTCATTGCTGGTTTGTCGAATATTCCGGAGGAGTTGTACGAGGCGGCGAATATCGACGGAGCGAGCCCTAGACAGCAGTTTTTCGCCATTACGCTGCCTATGCTTGGTCCCACACTCTCCTTCCTGATCATCACAACGTTAATGTCGTCGTTCAAGGTATTCGATTTAATCGCTTTTCTGACTGACGGGGGACCGAACGAATCGTCGACGGTGCTAGTGTACCGGATTTACGAGGAAGGCTTCCGCAATTTCCGAATGGGCTATGCATCGGCGATCTCGTGGTTACTTTTTCTTATCGTCGGCTTGCTCACGCTACTTACGTGGAAATTTCAGCGTCAGAAAAACAATTAA